The genomic region AGCTTGTTTACCGTGTCCACCAGCTTTACTAAACATGGAATCAAGATTAAAAGCCACTCTGGGAAGATAGCCTAAATCCTCTAATAAAGTAAAAAGAGGAAAAAATATAGCCATTGGGGGAAGCATGACACTTATGACCCAAGCGGTTGCCATATACACACCATCAATCAAAAATCCACTTAACCACCAGGGCATTCCTATTATCTGTGCCAGACTCTTTAATGCAGGATGGATTTTATCCAAAAAGAGATTCGCCAATAAACCAGAAGGGACATTGGCCCCGCTGATGGTTAACCAAAAGACAGCCGCTAACATTAATATCATAATGGGGAAACCCCAAACCCGGCTGGTTATGATCTTATCGACTGTCCTATCAATGTAAAAACGAGGTTTTTCATCAGGACGAGTTACGGCTTTGTCCGCAATTTTTGTCGCATTACGATACAATTCTTCACTTACCTTCTCATGGAAATTATTACCCAATTCCCAACGAAGATTATCTGCTTTATCTAATAGAGCCTGAAAATTATCACTACTCATTACTGATGTCCTATCACTTGTATTTGGTGACTTCGGTCTGAAGTATCCCCCCTGTTTAGATCACCTAACTCACCGGAACGGAGAGCTTCAATGATTTTGGCATCCCCATCTAATACCCTAACAGCAACCCAACGGGGATTGGGAATATCAGGATAATCCTTATGTATTTGTTCCGTCACCTCATCAATAGCATGTTTGATCTGGGGCGTCTCATATTTAACTCTAAAAGGTTTTGATTCTATTTGACCTTTGGCCATTTGTGCTATGGTACTCAATAACTCGGGAACACCTTCATTTTTACGAGCTGACATGGGAATAACCGGGACACCAAGATCTCTTGCCAAACTTCTTGTATCAACAACTAAACCATGACGCTTAGCTTCATCCATTAAGTTACAGGCGACTATAACATGATTGGTAATCTCCTGAACTTGAAGAACAAGGTTTAAATTTCTTTCCAACCTTGTTGCATCCACTACGACTATAGTTACATCAGGTTTCCCGAATAAGATAAAATCTCTAGCAATCTCCTCATCAAGACTTGTTGCCAATAAAGAGTATGTTCCAGGCAAATCTACAATCTTATATTTAGCACCATCAAGGCTAAAAGCCCCCTCAGCTCGACTTACAGTCTTACCAGGCCAGTTACCAGTATGCTGGCGTAACCCGGTTAGAGAATTAAAAACAGTACTTTTTCCAGTATTGGGATTCCCTGCTAAAGCGACAACATAATCACTTTCATCCATCTTGACGCCTAAACGTTTTAATCCTTCAGAGGAATAGGCTGGACAAGAAGCACAAGCATCGGGTGTCCCGGGGATAATTTTCTCTTTAGAACTCATAGGATAACCTCCTTTTTAGGTTCTTCTTCATAATCACTAGCCATAATCTGTTCAGCCTGGTTTTTCCGAATGGCAATCAGTGTTCCTCTTATCCGAAAAGCCATCGGATCTCCTGAGGAACTAACTAGTTCTTTCTCAACAACTGTACCTGGCAAAAAACCCAAATCCATCAACCGTCTTCTATCTGTACCACTAATTTTAGGAGATATACCTATGATTTTACAGAATGCTCCCTGAGCATAGGACGCTAAGTCCTTTGTAGGGATTTTCTTCTTTTTTTCCCTATCCTGGATATCACAAACATTACTGAGATGAACATTAGATGCCAATATAGGGGATAGTATATGCTCATCATCACCAGCCCAGAATTTGATCTTGCGACTATCTTTATCGATGATATGAACTTCTAAACCAGGGTAAAGGCCCTCAGCAGTCAATTGGCTGTACACTTCCTTTGGTTCATCCTCCAAATGCACAATTACACCGACCTGTCCATTAGATAAATCGTTCATTGATAGAACATTATCATAGCTCTTCATTGTTCCCCGAGCATTCGGAATAGGATCACCATGAGGGTCCAGTATAGGATAGTTAAGTTCCTTTTCTATAGTTTCGATATCTTTTTCAGTTAGTTTATGCTCAGCAAAATCTGCCTTTTCATGCCATTCTGATTCCTTATAGCCCGAATACTCAGCCATATATGTTTCATACAAACGATGGGCTCGAATCATACGCAAGCCGTAGGACAAACCATCAGGACTTAATTTAAATTGGGAATTATCCATCATCAAAAGCTGTTGATTGATAAGCTTTGTAACAATACGTCCCGCTTCCGCCTCGGAAACATTCAAAACAGCAGCCGTACCTTTTATACTGGAGATATCTCCTTCAAGTTCACAATTGGCAAAATACTTAAGGGCATCTTCCATACGAACCCTATCATTCAAGGCTAAACCCTTTCTTAATTGCCAGAACCAACCCTTCTCATGTCTGAAAAACAGAACACCCAGAAGGACTAGAAGAAGAAATATAACCAGAGCAAGTATAGATTCAAACATACATTCTCCTAATAACCTCAAAATAATTAGACACGTCTAATTATTTATATAATATGAAACGCATGGTTTGTAAAGCTTTAATTGGGTGATAAGGATTCTGGAATCTATACAAAATAGGCAGGATATTGGCATTACAGGAAGTCTGGTTGTTAAAACAACTAGTTTAATGATGTTCCTGTGCTGCATGATAACTTTTTATATTTTAAATAAAAAGGAGAGCTAATAAAAAGCTCTCCCTCTTCTGGATTAGGCTGATTCTAATTCCTGTTCATTAAAACTCTTCCTATCAAACTCACCCAACTTGTTACCAACTAATACAGAAATAACCATATCCCCTGTGACATTAGTAGCCGTTCGGAACATATCAACGAGGAAGTCAACACCCGCAACAAGGCCGATAGCTTCAACAGGCAAGCCAACAGTGGTCAAAGTCACAATGGTAAAAGCAGTAGCACCCATAGGAACACCAGCACTTCCCACACTGGCAATAATGGAGACAACAACAATGAGAACATATTGAACAATAGTCAAATCAATATTGAATGCATTGGCTGCAAAGATAGACACCATGGCAGGAAAGATACCTCCACAGGCATCCATATTCATAACAGCACCAATAGGACCTACAAAGTTAGCAATACCGGGTGACACTTTTAAGCGATTCTTCATAGTATCAACAGTTAATGTCAGAGTTCCTAAACTAGACCGTGATGTAAAGGCTAACATCATGGCAGGAGTTGCGGCCTTAAAGAACTTCAAAGGATTAACCTTAGCGCCAAAGAAAAGAAAGGAACTATACACAACAAAGACATGGATGGCGCAAGCCACAATTATAGCAATAACAAAGAAGCCCAGGTCTGCCAAAGCACCTAAACCAGTATAGGACATCCAATAAGCCATAAGACCAATTACTCCATAGGGAGTCAAGGCAATAACCATTTTTGTGACACGGATAATAATGGTCAAGTAAGATTCTAAAAACTTTCTAAAAGGCTCTACTTTATCCTTATCCTTTCCACTTTCAATAACTCCTGCAACACCGATAAACAATGCAAAAACAACAAGTGGTATCATATTCAAATCAGCAGCAGCTTTAACAGGGCTGGCAGGAATAAATCCTCTAAATTGTGTGAACAAGTTCACAACAGTATTACTTTCCCGTGATGGAAGTTGATCTGTAGACACCCCCACACCTAAATGAAAAAGAGTTCCTACTATAATACCCAGAATACTAGCAATGGTCGCAGTCGTTAGGAAGTATCCAATAGTCCGTCCACCTAAACTTTTGAGCTCTTGCTGGTCCTTAAGCTTAAGTAACCCACCAATAATGCTCGCTGGGACAAGAGGAACAATAAGCATCTTTAATAAGTCAACATAACCATATCCAACAAGAGAAAACCATCTTCTCGTACTATCTACTACAGCTTCATTGCTGAAAAAAAACAAACCTAATCCTAAGGCTCCCCCAAGAATTAATGCCGCAAATACTCGTATAGAAAACTTAAGATGTAATGATTTTTTGGTAAAGAATATCCCTACAAGCAGTAGGACAAACAGAACTACCCATGTGATTGAATAATTAAATATCACTAACAACCTCCTAATAATGTCATGAAATATGATTTACTTTATCAACATTGTCAAGATAATTAACATTAGATTCCTTTATCTCTCGTTTCCATGCTTAAATTGCCCGGTAATTTTCGCAAGAAAGAGCTGAATCTGATACTCATCAGCCTTATTTTTCAGAACTAACAACTTGTTCACTTCTTCAGATTTGATGGTCATCACAAGCTTTCCCTTATAGAAGACTTGTGCTTTCTGATCCTTTATTATGTTATAGGAAAATGGTTTATCCTCTCTTAAAATATTACGTTTATCTTCCAACTTTGTCTCCTCAAAAATTTAAGTAACACCAACTTTTATACAAGGTTTTACAACTATAGGATAAGAAAGAACTGTATGCTAGAATAAAATTACGAGGTAAAAGCTGATGAAAGAACTTAATAAATTAATTAAGAAAGACCTTTATCCTGTACTAAAAAACCTTGGTTTTGAAAGATTAACTGTAAAAAACAGCTACAAATGGGATGACAAACTGATCTACCGTTTCCAAATCAAAACCGTGGGAAAGACCTTTTCTCAATCAACAGGATGGCCCTCTTCCTCCTTTTATTGTCATGTGGAGCCCTACTATAGCTTTTTATATGATAGTGATGAGCTCGATAGAGATGGCCGAATTAAGCTTCCCAGAAGATGGCCCAGTGAGGGAGGAATGTTCCTATCCTGCGGCATTGATCAAACAGGCGAACGTGCTTCCCTCCCCAATAGAGCTGAGAGAAAGCGAACAGATATATGGTGGGTAGAAAAAGATGGATCCAATGCACAACAAGTGATTCAGGACCTCATAACTCAAGTGGAAAAACAAGTAGCCCCTTATCTCTCAACAGCCTTAGAAGACAAATACAAACAAGATCGGGATTTTTTTCCACCTGTGGAAGAATCTATTCTAAAGTATCTGATCAAATCCTCTAAAGAAGTGGGCATCTATTGGGCTAACAAACTTATTAAGTTCAGCCATTTTCTAAAGGAGGATAAAGATGAACAGGAGTATAGAAACCTCCTAACAAAACTGGAATGTTAAAGGGAAGAGTTACCCCTCCCCCATGTTTTGATATCATTTTTCAACAAAGACACGGATTCTATGTTCGTCAAGATCGGATGCCGTAAAAGTTAGGCCATAGACAACATCTGTAATATTCTGAAGCATAGAAATACCACTGGCCAGCCAATTCTTATAGACTTGTTCTAATTCTTCAATATTAGCCAGCTTAATACAGATTTCAGCACCTCCGCCAGTAACAGTCACTTCAGGGATGTTGCTACCCTTCTCTTTTAATTCGAGGCTCA from Spirochaeta cellobiosiphila DSM 17781 harbors:
- a CDS encoding FeoB small GTPase domain-containing protein, whose protein sequence is MSSKEKIIPGTPDACASCPAYSSEGLKRLGVKMDESDYVVALAGNPNTGKSTVFNSLTGLRQHTGNWPGKTVSRAEGAFSLDGAKYKIVDLPGTYSLLATSLDEEIARDFILFGKPDVTIVVVDATRLERNLNLVLQVQEITNHVIVACNLMDEAKRHGLVVDTRSLARDLGVPVIPMSARKNEGVPELLSTIAQMAKGQIESKPFRVKYETPQIKHAIDEVTEQIHKDYPDIPNPRWVAVRVLDGDAKIIEALRSGELGDLNRGDTSDRSHQIQVIGHQ
- a CDS encoding FeoA domain-containing protein — encoded protein: MFESILALVIFLLLVLLGVLFFRHEKGWFWQLRKGLALNDRVRMEDALKYFANCELEGDISSIKGTAAVLNVSEAEAGRIVTKLINQQLLMMDNSQFKLSPDGLSYGLRMIRAHRLYETYMAEYSGYKESEWHEKADFAEHKLTEKDIETIEKELNYPILDPHGDPIPNARGTMKSYDNVLSMNDLSNGQVGVIVHLEDEPKEVYSQLTAEGLYPGLEVHIIDKDSRKIKFWAGDDEHILSPILASNVHLSNVCDIQDREKKKKIPTKDLASYAQGAFCKIIGISPKISGTDRRRLMDLGFLPGTVVEKELVSSSGDPMAFRIRGTLIAIRKNQAEQIMASDYEEEPKKEVIL
- a CDS encoding dicarboxylate/amino acid:cation symporter; protein product: MIFNYSITWVVLFVLLLVGIFFTKKSLHLKFSIRVFAALILGGALGLGLFFFSNEAVVDSTRRWFSLVGYGYVDLLKMLIVPLVPASIIGGLLKLKDQQELKSLGGRTIGYFLTTATIASILGIIVGTLFHLGVGVSTDQLPSRESNTVVNLFTQFRGFIPASPVKAAADLNMIPLVVFALFIGVAGVIESGKDKDKVEPFRKFLESYLTIIIRVTKMVIALTPYGVIGLMAYWMSYTGLGALADLGFFVIAIIVACAIHVFVVYSSFLFFGAKVNPLKFFKAATPAMMLAFTSRSSLGTLTLTVDTMKNRLKVSPGIANFVGPIGAVMNMDACGGIFPAMVSIFAANAFNIDLTIVQYVLIVVVSIIASVGSAGVPMGATAFTIVTLTTVGLPVEAIGLVAGVDFLVDMFRTATNVTGDMVISVLVGNKLGEFDRKSFNEQELESA
- a CDS encoding VOC family protein, encoding MFTVESIVLYVNDINASKKFYEQILEGEGLVLSPTFVSFNLSNLSLELKEKGSNIPEVTVTGGGAEICIKLANIEELEQVYKNWLASGISMLQNITDVVYGLTFTASDLDEHRIRVFVEK